A genome region from Salvia splendens isolate huo1 chromosome 19, SspV2, whole genome shotgun sequence includes the following:
- the LOC121779953 gene encoding ras-related protein RABD2a-like, with product MNPEYDYLFKLLLIGDSGVGKSCLLLRFADDSYLDSYISTIGVDFKIRTVEQDGKTIKLQIWDTAGQERFRTITSSYYRGAHGIIIVYDVTDQESFNNVKQWLNEIDRYASENVNKLLVGNKCDLADNRTVPYETAKAFADEIGVPFMETSAKNATNVEQAFMAMSADIKNRMASQPASNSARPPTVQIRGQPVAQKSGCCSS from the exons ATGAATCCCGAATA CGACTACTTGTTCAAGCTTCTTTTGATTGGAGACTCAGGTGTTGGCAAGTCATGCCTTCTACTCAGATTTGCT GATGATTCTTACCTTGATAGCTACATCAGCACAATCGGTGTTGATTTT AAAATTCGTACAGTGGAGCAAGATGGGAAGACTATCAAGCTTCAGATA TGGGATACTGCTGGACAGGAACGTTTCAGAACTATAACTAGTAGCTATTACCGTGGTGCACATGGAATTATA ATAGTATATGATGTAACTGACCAAGAAAGCTTCAACAATGTGAAACAATGGTTGAATGAGATTGACCGATACGCAAGTGAGAATGTGAACAAGCTCCTTGTTGGAAACAAGTGCGATCTTGCTGATAACAGGACTGTGCCTTATGAAACAGCAAAG GCGTTCGCTGATGAAATTGGTGTTCCCTTTATGGAGACTAGTGCCAAAAATGCAACAAACGTCGAGCAGGCTTTCATGGCTATGTCTGCTGACATCAAGAATAG GATGGCAAGTCAGCCTGCATCAAACAGTGCTAGGCCGCCAACTGTGCAGATTCGTGGACAACCTGTTGCCCAGAAGAGCGGATGCTGCTCGTCTTAG